A genomic segment from Paramixta manurensis encodes:
- the lpdA gene encoding dihydrolipoyl dehydrogenase, with the protein MSTEIKTQVVVLGAGPAGYSAAFRCADLGLETVLVERYSTLGGVCLNVGCIPSKALLHVAKVIEEAKALEEHGIVFGKPSTDINKIRTWKEKVITQLTGGLAGMAKGRKVKVVNGLGKFTGANTLVVEGENGATTVNFDNAIIAAGSRPIQLPFIPHDDPRVWDSTDALELKEVPERLLVMGGGIIGLEMGTVYHALGSQIDVVEMFDQVIPAADKDVVKVFTKRISKQFNLMLETKVTAVEAKEDGIYVSMEGKKAPAEPQRYDAVLVAIGRVPNGKNLDAGKAGVEVDDRGFIRVDKQMRTNVPHIFAIGDIVGQPMLAHKGVHEGHVAAEVISGKKHYFDPKVIPSIAYTEPEVAWVGLTEKEAKEKGISYEVSTFPWAASGRAIASDCADGMTKLIFDKESHRVIGGAIVGTNGGELLGEIGLAIEMGCDAEDIALTIHAHPTLHESVGLAAEIFEGSITDLPNPKAKKK; encoded by the coding sequence ATGAGTACAGAAATTAAAACTCAGGTCGTGGTACTGGGGGCTGGTCCTGCGGGTTATTCCGCAGCTTTTCGTTGCGCTGATCTAGGTCTGGAGACCGTCCTGGTAGAACGTTACAGCACCCTTGGCGGTGTTTGTCTGAACGTCGGTTGTATCCCTTCTAAAGCGCTGCTGCACGTGGCGAAAGTGATTGAAGAAGCGAAAGCGCTGGAAGAGCACGGTATCGTGTTCGGTAAGCCTTCGACTGACATCAACAAGATTCGTACCTGGAAAGAGAAAGTTATTACCCAACTGACCGGTGGTTTGGCGGGAATGGCGAAAGGCCGCAAAGTCAAAGTGGTCAACGGTTTGGGTAAATTCACTGGCGCCAATACGCTGGTGGTCGAAGGTGAAAATGGCGCGACTACCGTTAACTTCGACAATGCGATTATCGCTGCCGGTTCGCGCCCGATTCAGCTTCCGTTTATTCCGCATGATGACCCACGTGTGTGGGATTCTACCGATGCGTTGGAACTGAAAGAAGTGCCGGAGCGTCTGTTGGTCATGGGCGGCGGTATTATCGGCCTGGAAATGGGTACCGTTTACCACGCGCTGGGCTCACAAATTGATGTGGTTGAAATGTTCGACCAGGTTATCCCGGCGGCAGATAAAGACGTGGTGAAAGTCTTTACCAAACGCATTAGCAAGCAGTTTAACCTGATGCTGGAAACCAAAGTGACCGCGGTAGAAGCTAAAGAAGATGGCATCTACGTGTCGATGGAAGGTAAAAAAGCGCCAGCCGAACCACAGCGTTATGACGCCGTATTAGTGGCGATTGGTCGCGTGCCGAACGGCAAAAACCTCGATGCAGGCAAAGCGGGCGTAGAAGTTGACGATCGCGGTTTCATCCGGGTTGATAAGCAAATGCGTACCAATGTGCCGCACATTTTTGCGATCGGCGATATTGTCGGTCAGCCAATGCTGGCGCACAAAGGTGTGCATGAAGGCCATGTCGCGGCAGAAGTGATTTCCGGTAAGAAACACTATTTCGATCCGAAAGTGATCCCATCCATCGCGTATACCGAGCCGGAAGTTGCATGGGTTGGCCTGACAGAGAAAGAAGCCAAAGAGAAGGGCATCAGCTACGAAGTTTCCACCTTCCCGTGGGCGGCTTCCGGGCGTGCCATTGCTTCTGACTGCGCTGACGGGATGACCAAGCTGATTTTCGATAAAGAATCTCATCGCGTGATTGGTGGTGCGATTGTCGGTACCAACGGCGGCGAACTGTTAGGCGAAATTGGCCTGGCGATCGAAATGGGTTGTGATGCTGAAGACATCGCGCTGACCATTCACGCGCACCCGACGTTGCATGAGTCGGTTGGTCTGGCGGCGGAAATCTTTGAAGGTAGCATTACCGATCTGCCTAACCCGAAAGCGAAGAAAAAATAA
- a CDS encoding DUF943 family protein encodes MKKTSKFVLIFVFFVACLYIIFRLSLPTLIVAIHKDQYVNNILVVNPPLTDKAKIHWWKKNKAKIKSYFDIPSSRSDGTFTIIFWDFGDGYSPLTPRNLDMLPGNNTDYLYCFDDMKVKANCIEKKQIMTITKSTSGRIYITTNKRYLLKENGKFIEEKE; translated from the coding sequence ATGAAAAAAACAAGTAAATTCGTTCTCATATTCGTTTTTTTCGTAGCTTGCTTGTATATTATTTTTAGATTAAGCCTGCCAACCTTGATTGTTGCCATACATAAAGATCAATATGTTAACAACATTCTGGTCGTAAACCCGCCACTCACTGATAAAGCGAAGATACATTGGTGGAAAAAAAACAAAGCTAAGATAAAATCCTATTTTGATATACCAAGCAGTCGTTCTGACGGCACTTTCACTATAATATTTTGGGATTTTGGAGATGGATACTCTCCACTTACACCCAGAAATTTAGATATGCTTCCCGGTAATAACACTGACTACTTATATTGCTTTGATGATATGAAAGTCAAGGCAAACTGCATCGAGAAAAAACAAATAATGACTATTACAAAATCCACAAGCGGAAGAATATACATCACTACAAATAAAAGATATTTACTTAAAGAAAACGGTAAATTTATTGAGGAAAAAGAATGA
- a CDS encoding DUF3289 family protein, translated as MQDYFNGLGVTIHDVYATEIALQSIDIKDGKFSAIVMYNAQDHFGLDKNDIMRREFHYIRFFRIWFVLQHWEQFGFKPFFTNFKAEIEISGIKQ; from the coding sequence ATGCAAGATTATTTTAATGGCTTAGGTGTAACAATACACGATGTTTATGCTACAGAAATAGCATTGCAATCAATAGACATAAAAGATGGAAAATTTTCAGCCATAGTAATGTACAATGCACAAGACCACTTTGGATTAGATAAAAATGATATTATGAGAAGAGAGTTTCACTACATTAGATTTTTCAGAATCTGGTTTGTACTTCAACACTGGGAGCAATTTGGATTCAAACCCTTTTTCACCAACTTTAAGGCTGAAATTGAAATTTCCGGGATAAAACAATGA
- a CDS encoding DUF3289 family protein, producing the protein MPALSLPCTIYQTQHRFNDYGADDMKCGELTERQLRTEFDLDDVSDVVNPWTGEEVSLFSAFRKSRVKNKPEIARLLFNEFLRLSMPAYYLGKRQLFIDLVKHFYNGRGNPFSSPFLEQAYRQQIETDADPQRSSLLIIKNFLSTNIDWENNTLSSEKIPLLTHILSGMCIAQIQSHARLF; encoded by the coding sequence ATGCCAGCATTATCGCTTCCCTGTACTATTTACCAGACACAGCATAGATTTAATGATTACGGTGCCGATGATATGAAATGTGGTGAGCTTACTGAAAGGCAACTCAGAACAGAATTTGACCTTGATGATGTTTCTGATGTGGTGAATCCGTGGACCGGTGAGGAAGTCTCCTTGTTCAGTGCATTTCGTAAATCTCGCGTCAAAAATAAACCTGAAATTGCACGCCTCCTTTTCAATGAATTCCTTCGTTTGTCGATGCCAGCTTACTATCTGGGAAAACGGCAACTGTTTATCGACCTGGTTAAGCATTTCTATAACGGAAGAGGAAATCCATTTTCGAGCCCTTTTTTGGAGCAAGCCTATCGGCAGCAAATTGAAACTGATGCGGATCCTCAAAGAAGCTCATTATTAATAATTAAAAACTTCCTTTCTACTAATATTGACTGGGAAAATAACACCCTTTCTTCCGAAAAAATCCCACTATTGACGCACATCTTATCAGGTATGTGTATTGCCCAAATTCAATCGCATGCAAGATTATTTTAA
- the cas1f gene encoding type I-F CRISPR-associated endonuclease Cas1f: protein MPVISPSDLKTILHSKRANIYYLQYCRVLVNGGRVEYVTDQGKESLYWNIPIANTTVVMLGTGTSITQAAMREFARAGVLVGFCGGGGTPLYAANEVDIEVSWLSPQSEYRPTEYLQNWIRFWFDEPLRLQAAKQFQQVRLKQIAKHWSGSKMQRETAFPLEHAALQALLDRAAEEMERAETHNQLMLQEAWLTKALYKLVSRTVGYGDFTRAKRGGGTDMANRFLDHGNYLAYGLGAVATWVTGIPHGLAVMHGKTRRGGLVFDVADLVKDALVMPQAFIAAMAGEEEQAFRQRCINGFQQGEALDLMIATLQQTANTLAKAAP, encoded by the coding sequence ATACCCGTGATAAGTCCCTCCGATCTTAAAACCATTCTGCACTCTAAGCGCGCTAACATTTATTACTTACAGTACTGCCGGGTATTAGTGAATGGTGGTCGCGTGGAGTACGTTACCGATCAAGGCAAAGAATCGCTGTACTGGAATATCCCGATCGCCAACACCACGGTAGTAATGCTGGGCACCGGCACTTCAATCACTCAGGCCGCGATGCGCGAATTTGCGCGGGCTGGCGTATTGGTAGGTTTTTGTGGCGGAGGCGGAACACCATTATACGCGGCAAATGAGGTGGATATTGAGGTTTCATGGCTCTCTCCGCAAAGTGAGTATCGTCCCACCGAATATCTGCAAAACTGGATAAGGTTCTGGTTCGATGAGCCGCTGCGTTTACAGGCGGCTAAACAGTTTCAACAGGTGCGGTTAAAGCAGATAGCAAAACACTGGTCAGGCAGCAAAATGCAGCGTGAAACGGCTTTCCCGCTTGAACACGCTGCGTTGCAAGCGCTATTGGATCGGGCAGCCGAAGAAATGGAACGTGCGGAAACCCATAATCAATTAATGCTGCAAGAAGCCTGGCTGACCAAAGCGTTATACAAATTGGTGAGTCGCACTGTGGGCTATGGTGATTTTACGCGCGCTAAACGAGGCGGTGGAACCGATATGGCTAACCGTTTTCTCGATCATGGTAACTATCTGGCTTATGGACTAGGGGCGGTTGCAACATGGGTGACCGGGATACCTCACGGGCTGGCGGTGATGCACGGTAAAACACGTCGCGGTGGTTTAGTATTTGATGTGGCTGACTTGGTTAAAGATGCGTTAGTCATGCCACAGGCGTTTATCGCCGCGATGGCGGGCGAAGAGGAGCAGGCATTCCGCCAGCGCTGTATTAACGGTTTTCAGCAAGGAGAGGCGCTGGACCTGATGATCGCCACCTTACAACAAACTGCCAACACACTCGCTAAGGCAGCACCATGA
- the cas3f gene encoding type I-F CRISPR-associated helicase Cas3f, translating to MNVLIISQCSKRARIETCRILDQFAERTGDSVWQTTITLEGLTTLRKLLRKSARRNSAIACHWLKKNGQSELMWVVGNLRRFNTQGRVPTNRTTGDILRQRSEHHWHSAESIALLAAIAGLFHDFGKAGALFQKSLTGKAVKRYQPFRHEWISVRLFQAWVGTQTDAQWLTQLGRLEARDEAAMLARLRQDNQNWTDSPFAGLPPLAQVVAWLILSHHRLPQFLGKNEPPLSGAQSWLTNQLNVDWNALNYKDGWNDKDFQRAWTFPGGTPLQSNTWREKARQLAKRAANAPSLHEFGKLEQGFTVHLARLALMLADHFYSAQAPHLAWQDTDYAAWANTDRSTKQLKQKLDEHNVAVAHHALLLGRTLPILREHLPAIARHKGFRQRATDKPFQWQNKAWDVAAGLRERSYRQGFFGINMASTGCGKTLANARIMYALAGEEQGCRFTVALGLRTLTLQTGDALRTRLGLDEDDLAVLIGSSAVRELHARNNEETDEGSASADELFAEHQYVHYDGVINQGPLRHVLDSDPKLSKLINAPVLVATIDHLMPATEGTRGGKQIAPMLRLLTSDLVLDEPDDFDISDQHALCRLVNWAGMLGSRVLLSSATLPPSQVLALYSAYLSGRRAYQQACGEPGTPLEVCCAWFDEFDEEKSCEGLFGQPTEFYRAHCEFAGRRAKRLPLQPTLRQAKLINVVPVSTRSDEVIHALATKLRAEILNLHALHRQQCYGDKTVSLGLVRMANINPLVATAQVLMGLPSPENYCIHYCVYHSQYPLAVRSHIEQHLDGVFTRNRERPAELPPKIAQAVRQHPAQHHIFVVLGTSVVEVGRDWDADWGIAEPSSMRALIQFAGRIQRHRQVVPQSNNLLILNKNVRALRGDKNKPVYCRPGFETTDFMLTSHDLTDLLAPEHYRFINAVPRILDGRPKPPVSGQYDSFIALEHARLWEELLGKGDKYPVAAHWWRLPVNWSGELQRRKPFRRSQPESQFFLRMEDEFDTPIFMARDEGAAGWKDPGIFKYHQVTLAAGVAAWVDTDYATVLLALAESLDMELAAVCERFGEITLRTGDKDDHQAWLWHPLLGVFRDL from the coding sequence ATGAATGTGCTGATTATCTCACAGTGCAGTAAGCGCGCCCGGATAGAAACCTGCCGCATTCTCGATCAGTTTGCTGAGCGCACTGGCGATAGCGTATGGCAAACCACTATCACGCTGGAAGGGTTAACTACGCTGCGCAAGCTGTTACGTAAATCAGCGCGCCGTAATAGCGCCATCGCCTGTCACTGGCTGAAAAAAAACGGTCAGAGTGAGTTAATGTGGGTAGTCGGTAACTTACGTCGTTTTAACACGCAGGGCCGTGTGCCGACGAATCGAACCACTGGCGATATTTTGCGCCAGCGCTCGGAACATCACTGGCACAGCGCAGAGAGTATCGCCTTACTGGCGGCGATTGCCGGGTTGTTTCATGATTTTGGTAAGGCAGGGGCGCTGTTTCAGAAGAGCCTGACTGGCAAAGCAGTAAAGCGTTATCAGCCTTTTCGGCACGAATGGATCTCAGTCCGTTTATTTCAGGCGTGGGTTGGCACGCAAACCGACGCTCAGTGGTTAACACAACTGGGCAGGCTGGAGGCGAGGGACGAAGCCGCCATGCTTGCACGTCTGCGTCAGGATAATCAAAACTGGACGGATAGCCCCTTTGCTGGTTTACCACCCCTCGCACAGGTCGTGGCCTGGCTAATTCTTTCCCACCATCGTTTACCGCAGTTCTTGGGTAAAAATGAACCGCCTCTCTCAGGCGCGCAATCTTGGTTAACGAACCAGCTTAATGTGGATTGGAACGCCTTAAACTATAAAGATGGCTGGAATGACAAGGATTTCCAGCGCGCCTGGACGTTCCCCGGCGGGACACCGTTGCAAAGTAACACATGGCGTGAAAAAGCCCGGCAATTGGCAAAACGCGCGGCGAACGCGCCATCTCTCCATGAGTTTGGGAAACTGGAGCAGGGTTTTACCGTCCACCTGGCGCGACTGGCCCTGATGCTGGCTGACCATTTTTACTCCGCGCAAGCACCGCACCTCGCCTGGCAGGATACGGATTATGCGGCGTGGGCGAATACCGATCGTAGTACCAAACAGTTAAAGCAAAAGCTGGATGAACACAACGTGGCTGTCGCGCATCATGCCTTATTGCTGGGGCGCACTCTACCAATATTACGGGAGCATTTGCCTGCTATTGCCCGCCACAAAGGGTTTCGTCAGCGGGCAACGGATAAGCCATTTCAGTGGCAAAACAAGGCCTGGGATGTCGCAGCAGGCTTGCGCGAACGTTCATATAGGCAGGGTTTTTTCGGCATCAATATGGCTTCCACCGGCTGTGGAAAAACGCTGGCCAATGCGCGAATTATGTATGCCCTGGCTGGAGAAGAGCAGGGATGTCGTTTTACCGTAGCGCTTGGGTTACGCACCTTAACCCTACAAACCGGCGATGCGTTGCGTACCCGGCTCGGTTTGGACGAGGACGATCTTGCCGTGTTAATAGGTTCTTCCGCGGTGCGGGAGTTACACGCGCGTAATAATGAAGAAACCGATGAGGGCAGCGCATCTGCCGATGAGCTGTTCGCAGAGCATCAGTACGTTCATTACGATGGCGTAATAAATCAGGGGCCATTACGTCATGTGCTGGATAGCGATCCAAAGCTCAGCAAACTGATTAATGCGCCGGTGCTGGTCGCGACCATTGACCACCTGATGCCCGCCACCGAGGGGACGCGCGGCGGGAAGCAAATCGCCCCGATGTTACGTTTATTAACCAGTGATTTGGTGCTGGACGAGCCGGATGATTTTGATATTAGCGATCAGCATGCTCTTTGTCGGCTAGTGAACTGGGCGGGTATGCTTGGCAGCCGGGTGCTACTCTCTTCTGCGACACTGCCGCCTTCACAGGTACTGGCGTTGTATAGCGCTTATCTCAGCGGACGTAGAGCTTATCAGCAGGCCTGCGGTGAACCAGGAACCCCGCTGGAGGTGTGCTGCGCTTGGTTTGATGAGTTTGATGAAGAGAAATCCTGCGAAGGTTTGTTTGGGCAACCGACTGAGTTTTATCGCGCGCATTGTGAGTTTGCCGGGCGGCGAGCAAAGCGTCTGCCGCTACAGCCGACTTTGCGTCAGGCCAAGCTGATAAACGTCGTTCCTGTATCGACACGTAGTGATGAGGTTATTCATGCGCTGGCGACTAAGTTGCGTGCTGAAATACTTAATTTACATGCATTACATCGGCAGCAATGTTACGGCGACAAAACGGTTTCCCTCGGTCTAGTCCGGATGGCGAACATTAACCCTTTAGTCGCTACCGCTCAGGTATTAATGGGCCTTCCTTCGCCAGAGAATTATTGCATCCATTACTGTGTGTATCACAGTCAATATCCCTTGGCGGTGCGGTCACATATTGAACAGCACTTGGATGGCGTCTTTACCCGCAATCGCGAGCGGCCAGCTGAGTTGCCCCCGAAAATTGCTCAGGCCGTTCGACAGCATCCGGCTCAGCACCATATTTTTGTGGTGCTGGGCACCTCGGTGGTCGAGGTGGGGCGTGATTGGGATGCCGACTGGGGAATTGCGGAGCCGAGTTCAATGCGCGCATTGATTCAATTTGCCGGGCGTATTCAGCGCCACCGACAGGTTGTGCCACAAAGCAATAACCTACTGATCCTAAATAAAAATGTTCGGGCGCTACGGGGTGATAAAAATAAACCGGTTTACTGCCGACCCGGTTTTGAAACCACTGATTTTATGCTCACCAGCCATGATCTCACCGATTTACTGGCGCCGGAACACTATCGTTTTATTAATGCTGTTCCACGTATTTTAGATGGGCGTCCAAAGCCACCAGTCAGTGGGCAATACGACTCGTTTATTGCGCTTGAACATGCACGACTGTGGGAGGAGTTACTCGGCAAGGGCGACAAATATCCCGTTGCCGCGCATTGGTGGCGGCTACCGGTGAACTGGAGCGGAGAACTACAGCGCCGTAAACCCTTTCGCCGTTCTCAACCAGAGAGTCAGTTTTTCCTGCGGATGGAAGATGAGTTCGATACGCCGATATTTATGGCGCGTGATGAGGGAGCCGCTGGCTGGAAAGATCCAGGCATCTTTAAATACCACCAAGTCACTTTGGCTGCGGGGGTAGCGGCATGGGTTGATACGGATTACGCCACCGTGTTGTTGGCTCTGGCGGAAAGCCTGGATATGGAGCTGGCGGCGGTGTGCGAACGGTTTGGGGAAATTACGCTGCGCACCGGTGATAAAGATGATCACCAGGCGTGGTTATGGCATCCGTTACTTGGGGTATTTCGCGATCTTTAG
- the csy1 gene encoding type I-F CRISPR-associated protein Csy1 encodes MALQGLKGFIVHYIEARRQTKLDAFDKEAAKRLTTDAASESEILQQRRELEQRYEVRNWLTDAASRAGQISLVTHAAKFTHGDAKSSSIFTQNSVTEGYLATSTLHKTVADAVGNAAALDVAKLLQTEVEGDSLLSCLKRKEPGPLSELAENPQQLAEWIDGFSRALTTREPASHKLAKQVYFPVGDGYHLLNPLFSSSLAQALHQRMVALRFSEESKAAWQARRAGQWHPQPLVIFPKTAVMNFGGTKPQNISALNSSRGGRVWLLSCQAPQWETQKQPPYNRKTLFGQGPFERTTRALRSQLINLLIKTGEERNHSIRRARDRYIDQIIDVLFSQAADIQRKEWAAWTQNEACQLKPHQQLWLDPWRIKSDAVFCAERDKDEWQEAIAEDFAQWLNGYLRRADLSVGKTELTEWKTKPLFRRRLREMEQVFRRYHDE; translated from the coding sequence ATGGCACTACAGGGACTGAAAGGCTTTATCGTCCACTACATTGAGGCGCGACGGCAAACCAAGCTTGATGCGTTTGATAAGGAGGCGGCAAAACGCCTTACCACCGACGCCGCGTCAGAGAGTGAAATCTTGCAGCAGCGCCGTGAACTGGAACAGCGTTATGAAGTCCGTAACTGGTTAACCGATGCGGCTAGCCGCGCCGGACAAATAAGCCTGGTGACCCACGCGGCAAAATTCACACACGGCGATGCGAAAAGCAGCAGTATTTTTACACAGAACAGCGTTACTGAAGGTTATCTGGCAACGTCTACGCTACATAAAACTGTCGCTGATGCGGTCGGAAACGCTGCCGCACTGGACGTTGCGAAGCTGCTGCAAACCGAAGTAGAGGGCGATTCGTTACTGTCCTGCCTGAAGCGTAAAGAACCCGGCCCGCTGTCTGAATTGGCGGAAAATCCACAGCAACTGGCAGAGTGGATAGACGGTTTTTCGCGCGCGTTAACCACCAGAGAACCCGCCTCACACAAGCTTGCCAAACAGGTCTATTTCCCGGTTGGTGACGGTTATCATCTGCTTAATCCGCTCTTTTCCTCCTCGCTGGCGCAAGCATTGCACCAACGTATGGTCGCACTGCGTTTTAGCGAGGAGAGTAAAGCCGCCTGGCAGGCGCGGCGCGCGGGCCAATGGCATCCGCAGCCGCTGGTGATCTTCCCGAAAACGGCCGTCATGAATTTTGGCGGAACCAAACCGCAAAATATCTCCGCGCTGAACAGCAGTCGCGGCGGGCGTGTCTGGTTATTGTCTTGCCAGGCGCCGCAATGGGAAACGCAGAAACAGCCACCGTATAATCGAAAGACCCTGTTTGGACAGGGGCCTTTCGAACGCACGACCCGTGCGCTACGCTCTCAGCTAATTAACCTGCTTATCAAAACCGGCGAGGAGAGAAATCATTCTATTCGCCGTGCCCGTGATCGCTATATCGATCAAATCATCGATGTGCTGTTCAGCCAGGCCGCCGATATTCAACGAAAAGAGTGGGCGGCCTGGACCCAGAACGAAGCATGCCAATTAAAGCCTCATCAGCAACTGTGGCTCGATCCGTGGCGAATTAAATCGGATGCGGTTTTCTGCGCGGAACGCGACAAAGATGAATGGCAGGAAGCCATCGCGGAAGATTTTGCACAATGGTTAAACGGTTATCTGCGCCGTGCCGACCTTAGCGTGGGCAAAACGGAATTAACCGAATGGAAAACTAAACCCTTATTCCGCCGCCGCCTGCGTGAAATGGAGCAGGTTTTCAGGAGATATCACGATGAGTAA
- the csy2 gene encoding type I-F CRISPR-associated protein Csy2, whose product MSNVIILPWLQVENANAVAGLTWGFPAITHFLGYTHALSRKLQRSHGLRLEGCGVICHQHQVHAYSSGRDYQFALTRNPLTREGKTASFNEEGRMHFTVSLVLECHGNIANGDVGMRELAAHLQPLCQTQKLAGGSITKLRKVQVCRAEKLKDYLYGLMPGFALQDRSCWLEEHYQQLKQRNADREMVDAWLDFAALKMAAQSGEQPGDAASWEYLAKPQPGYLVPLMTGWQRISPLYPPGSVTNARDDASPFCFAEAVYGVGEWRGLHRIQNADELLWRYHTTETGYYCRGQALPDEEPEDDSYYFDIV is encoded by the coding sequence ATGAGTAATGTGATTATTTTACCGTGGCTGCAGGTGGAAAACGCCAACGCGGTAGCAGGCCTGACGTGGGGCTTTCCGGCGATCACGCATTTTCTCGGCTACACACATGCTTTGTCACGCAAATTACAACGCAGCCACGGTCTGCGCCTGGAGGGGTGCGGAGTAATTTGCCATCAGCATCAGGTTCACGCCTACTCTTCCGGACGCGATTACCAATTTGCGCTGACGCGTAATCCGCTAACCCGTGAAGGGAAAACGGCTTCGTTCAACGAAGAGGGGCGGATGCACTTCACCGTTTCGCTGGTGTTGGAGTGCCACGGCAATATTGCTAATGGCGATGTTGGGATGCGTGAATTGGCCGCACATTTGCAACCCCTTTGCCAGACACAAAAACTGGCGGGCGGTAGCATTACAAAATTACGTAAGGTGCAGGTTTGCCGTGCAGAAAAGCTGAAAGATTATCTCTATGGTTTGATGCCGGGCTTTGCTCTGCAAGACCGCTCCTGCTGGCTTGAGGAACATTATCAGCAGCTAAAACAACGCAATGCTGACAGAGAAATGGTTGATGCGTGGCTAGATTTTGCCGCATTAAAAATGGCGGCGCAGAGCGGTGAACAACCCGGTGATGCCGCAAGCTGGGAATATCTGGCAAAACCTCAACCAGGTTATCTGGTGCCGCTAATGACCGGCTGGCAACGTATTTCTCCGCTTTATCCGCCGGGTTCCGTGACCAATGCACGTGACGACGCATCGCCATTTTGCTTTGCGGAAGCGGTGTATGGCGTAGGTGAATGGCGTGGTCTGCATCGTATTCAGAATGCGGACGAGCTGCTTTGGCGTTACCACACGACGGAAACCGGTTATTACTGCCGTGGGCAGGCGTTGCCGGATGAAGAACCAGAAGATGATTCATACTACTTCGACATAGTTTAA
- the csy3 gene encoding type I-F CRISPR-associated protein Csy3 produces MAKVSAIKTASVLAFERKLANSDALLAAGIWQGETWQPIGVQEKAVRGTISNRLKNALASDPAKLDAEIQKANLQRVDVAALPADADTLKMTFSLRVLGNLSTPSVCNDKQYQDALESVIDGYIAEHGFGELALRYAANLANGRFLWRNRVGAEQIRVVVTGTKRWEFNAHDFALRDFNHRDADLKALAAEIELGLKGDTFVLLNVEAYVRLGQGQEVFPSQELVLDSNSTKSKVLYQVGGIAALHSQKIGNALRTVDTWHPQVDALGAIAVEPYGSVTSRGIACRQPKEKMDFYTLLDNWVIKGDKPAPEQQHYVMAVLIRGGVFGEKAE; encoded by the coding sequence ATGGCTAAAGTTTCAGCAATTAAAACCGCTTCGGTACTGGCTTTTGAACGCAAACTGGCAAACTCCGATGCGCTACTGGCTGCCGGTATCTGGCAGGGAGAAACCTGGCAACCCATTGGGGTTCAGGAAAAAGCGGTGCGCGGCACCATTTCCAACCGGCTTAAAAATGCGCTTGCCAGCGATCCGGCAAAACTGGATGCCGAGATTCAGAAAGCCAACCTGCAACGCGTGGATGTTGCCGCGCTACCGGCTGATGCAGACACACTAAAAATGACTTTCAGTTTGCGAGTCTTGGGTAATTTATCCACCCCTTCGGTGTGCAACGATAAGCAGTATCAGGATGCGCTGGAAAGCGTTATCGACGGGTATATTGCGGAACACGGATTCGGGGAGTTGGCGCTGCGCTATGCGGCAAATCTGGCTAACGGACGCTTTTTGTGGCGTAACCGTGTCGGCGCGGAACAAATTCGCGTGGTGGTTACAGGGACGAAAAGGTGGGAATTTAACGCCCATGATTTCGCGCTGCGGGATTTTAACCATCGTGACGCTGATTTGAAGGCGTTGGCGGCCGAGATTGAGCTAGGGCTAAAAGGTGACACTTTTGTGTTACTGAATGTAGAAGCCTATGTTCGATTGGGGCAGGGACAAGAGGTTTTCCCTTCACAAGAGTTAGTGCTGGACAGTAACAGTACTAAAAGCAAAGTGCTGTATCAGGTTGGCGGTATTGCAGCGCTCCATTCACAGAAAATCGGCAATGCGTTACGCACGGTAGACACCTGGCATCCGCAGGTTGATGCGTTGGGCGCGATTGCGGTTGAACCCTACGGCTCGGTAACCAGCCGTGGCATCGCCTGCCGCCAGCCGAAAGAGAAAATGGATTTCTATACCTTGCTGGATAATTGGGTGATTAAAGGCGATAAACCGGCGCCAGAACAACAACACTATGTGATGGCGGTGCTGATTCGCGGCGGCGTGTTCGGTGAGAAAGCTGAATAA